The DNA window tcattttctTGTTGCAGGTACCTGTGTTCAAAACAACTGCACGAACATCAGTATGAAAAAACTCTCAACTGGACCTCAAGGCCAGATTGTGATTGAAGATAATTTTGAATATGTTCCAGAAGGAAGTTTTGATGAAACTTTTAGTGATGGGGAAGATGTCATTCATACAAGTATTTCTTCTCAGAATGCTGATAGCAGAATTCCTCATGTGGGTATTAGTGTTGAGAAAGAGTTTAGTGGAGATCAGAGAATCTCTAATCATCTCAGTTCCACGCAAAATACCATTACTTCAGTATCCAAATCCAGTGAAAAAGTATCAACTGTATATTCTGGAAAGGAAAACAACAGCTCAAGTGATCATCATGGTGTCACCAAGAATTCTCATGTGATAAGTGATATTGTTAAATCAAATGAACTGAGCAATAGGGTGACCAAAAGAGAACTgcgttctgtaaaaaaaacatcTGTGACTTCAGCTCTGTATAATCAGCCAACTGGTGAAACCTCATTTAAATCTGTATCATCTGTGATATCTTCCAGTGGTCAAGTGAATAatagtatttctgttccacttaTTAATTGTGAAGGTGAACCACTGACTATCATATctgaaaatggtgaaaataaacaagttagAGTTTTACCTGAGTCAGGAACTGTTCTTTCTCAAAATTGTCGTAATGACCAAGGGACAAATATTCCTCTTTCATGTGTTAATGAAGACATTTCAGTATTACCACAACCCTGTGACACTGTTTTAGAGTCCAATGGAAGTGGGTCATCAACAGAAAGTATTTTAGTGGAAAATGTAACCAAAGATTGCATGGTGACTGTTAGCATAATAGAGACAGGAAGTGAAGGGGAAGAATCAGTAAGAGTTGATCCGTCTGTGAAATCCGGTGAAATTTCAGGAACATCAAGGAAACTAGATCCAGAAGTAACAGGAAAAGTTAATAATAGGACAGATGAAATTGTACTAACATCATCAGGAACATGTCTGGTGATGCAAGATGTCACTCAGCCTGTCGCGCTGCATCCAGAAGTTCAGAGTCCACCAACAACAAGTGCCCAGGTTATTTCAGTCCAGGGTTCatcattttgcaataataatcCCCAGCAACGGGTGTCAGTTCAGGTAGAGGATGGAGGTGGGGACAAAGGAAACACCAAAGGTcaaaaagtagttttattacaGTGTAACAATCCAGCCCCTGGGACAATTCAGTTAGTGCCCCCAATTGTTTACAATTCTCAGCTTACTTACGTCACACCATCACTTTCAAGTGTCCCAATAATGTCTACTGGGGTTCCACCCCCACTCCTTCAAGGAGGTAGGATTGTCAGAATGATGAATACATGTCCTGTGTTATTACTTCCTTCAAATCCAGTGGTACCTGTTCCCCAGCCAACTAGATTAAAGCCCATTGCACCCAAGCCGTGTTCATGCAAGGAAGTTTCTGTTTCTCAAGGGAAAGATGTAACAACAGAGGAAACTTGCCCTAATACAACTTCTGAAAACAGTATTAAGCCACACATTTTGCCTTCTAAGAGGGATTCAAAAAGTCATGGTAGGAACAAAAGACCAATGCCTTTAGATATCTGTGATAAGCCTACCAAGTGTAGCAAGAGTGAATATGAGGTTCCATCACTATCCAAGATTAACCCCACTATGCAAACCTTGCAGTCAATAGAAACATCAAAACCAGTTCATTTGAACCAGGTTGATATGCCTAGTGCTCAGAGTCCAGACCTTCAAGAGATATCCACATCCACTCTTACTGGCTTGGTCCATTCAGCTGGTATTATGGATTGTGTGGAAGAGTCTCTGGGAAATATAATGGATATTCGTGTTGATATGCCTTGTGTCATTCCAGAGACCATTCGTGAGAGTGGAATTGAGGCTAGTAACCCTACTGATGATAGGCTAGTTGAAATGCTACGTTCCATTGATGAGAGTGACCCAAGATCATGTgatttctctcctccttcctcaccAATTGCCAGCAGTGAACAGATTGTAAAGTCAGGCTCTAAATCTGAATCTCTTATTCATGCCCATATAGAGAACTCCGTTGATAACAAAGTACATGAGGAAAACCAAAATATACAGACAGAACCACTGAAGAACCAGTCTGTGGAGAATCAGTCGTCTGCTTCATCATTAGAGCCTCAGAGTCAACCTCAGACATTATGCCTTACTAAATCTAGTTCACAAGGGCCCACAGAGACATCATTGAACAGTAGTTCCTACAGTATTACAGCTTTATGTTTATCATCCAAGCCTCAGGAATCTGTAGATCCACCTCTAAGCACAGTGTCTACCCAGGCCACCTCAAGCAGtagtaatattttcattccaCACTTGACTGACTCCCTTCCTGAAATAAGCTCAAATGTAATAGCATCAACTGCTGTTTCAAATAGCCATGCAAGAGTTTCTACACCTCTTGTTTTACCAAGCTCAGCTTATCCGTCTACATCGACACCATTACCTTCTCGTGAAAATTTGCCTAAAGCATCATCAGCTCCAACTGCCTGTCCGTTGTCTCTACCTTCCACAGCAGCCCTTCCACCCCCTTGTATATTTTTAAGAGCACCAATGTTGCCAGCTACCTGCCATTCCTTACCTCTTCCACTCCCACCATTACCACCAATTCCGCACCTACCACCGTTGACAGCTGATCATCATTCTTCTGGACATTTACCCTTAGTTGATCCTATATCAAGTTTCCCCCTAACCACCTCTTCTTCCTCAGTCTCAGTGGGAAATTCATCAAATCTACCCTCTGTATCTACAGATGTTCAGTTGTCACCTGCAGTCACTTTACCTACCCTTTCTGCTTCTGCATCATCAGTAGCATTTACTTCGTCATATCAAGTCACAAACCCATCAcctgtgttttcattttctttaacactACCATCCACTGCAAGTGCATCAGTTTCATCAGTAGGAAACCACACCAGCACAAATGCATCTTCTGTAACCACTACTTTGGGGCCATCATCAGGTGCAAGCACTGGGTCCTCAACAACATGCACATCAATCTTTTCTTCACCCTTTTTACATCCCTCCTCCACTGTTTCTTCTATAATAAACACTTCTACATCCAGTCTCCCTGCATCTAGTAGTACTCAGAGGCCAATATCTTTGCCTTCTGGAGTGGCCAGTTCTGTTCCAGGGACTAGCATTTCTTCCATAGCTACATCTGAACCAGCATTATATTCAAAAGTTTCAAACTCAATTTGTTATCCTAACACTGGAAGTGGTTCAAATTTAACACCAATGCTGCCACCTCATTCTACCCCAATGCTGACATCTCATTCTACCCCAATGCTGACACCTCATTCTACCCCAGTGCTGACACCTCATTCTACCCCAGTGCTGACACCTCATTCTACCCCAGTTCTGACACCTCATTCTACCCCAGTGCTGACACCTCATTCTACCCCAGTGCTGACACCTCATTCTACGAAGTGTGAAAGATCCAAAGTAGACAGTGTTACTATGACTGCTGTAGAAAATAATCAGATGTCTGTTGCTATCTCAACAACTGAAGCAAGGGCTTCAAGCACCACAATGCATTATTCAACTACTTCAAGTTTGGTATTGCCATTATCTTTAGAAAAACCTACATCAAGAAATGAGAGCAATGGGCAAGGAAATTCAAAAGGTGGTATGACTAAAACTCCCATCTCCCTAGAGCTTACACCTCTTTCAAAAGGTAATGACGGATTGTCTTCAAGTAAGGCTGTAACTGTACAAACTCCCACCAAAGAGAAACAAGTGAAGGGACTGCCAATTGCAGACTTAACTGTGGAGGTTCCTGGATCATCAAGTAGTCAGTTACAGCATCAGACTTTAACAGATAGCAGtgataaagttaaaagttatggTTATCTTCCTACTAACATGTCAAATACAAACAGTAATGATATAAAGAGGACTTCATTAATCCCAGTTCCATCAGAGGTAGCAGTAAAAGAGTCAACTAAACCATCATCACAAGTTGAGAGCTTGGCATGTGACACTGCCACTAATATTAAGTTACCAGCAGAGAATTCATCAGAAATAGCCACAAAAGTGACACCATTTTCTTTAGAGAAATCCCGAGAGAAACCAGATCAAGAAAACCATAAGGAAAGGTCAACAGTATCACAGAGTGCTTCCTTAAGTTCTAGCAATAATGTTACATCATCAGGCAGTGTACTGAGTGCTCCTGTGGAAAAAGTCAGCAACTGCTCTGTTTCCTATAGAGCATGGAGTGAACAAAGTCCAAAGCAGATGGTTACATGCCCTCAAAAGGAAAGTGAAGCACAGAAAGACATATCTTCTGTAAGCACACTCAATTCATCATCCCAGAAGACTTTATCACAGAGTACTCAGGCAGCCCAATCCAGTCAAGAGAAATCAGATTCAATGAAAATAGTCCACTCTTTTGGAAACAATACTTCAGAGTCTGCTCAAGTTTCTGGGGAACATCAGAGTCAGAACATTTCAAGGGATACTTCAGGCAATTCTGCTAAAATCCATGGATCTTTGTCGCAAGAAAGTTTTGTGTCCAGTTGTACTACCAGTGTCCCACAGCAGTCAAGTAGCAAATACGAAAAGCAAAGTAAGCTTCACAACTCGCTTCCCGTATCAGATGTCCATCAAGCAAGATCTATAAACAGAACTCAAGAATCTTCCTCTGCTTCTGAGGTAGTGCCACCACCACCACAGATGCAAGCTGTTGTTTCAGAGGCAGTCCCATCTTTGCATTTGGCACGACAGCAGTCCTCTCTCAGTAAGAAAGACCAGAATATTCAAGCAGTAGAGTCATCTGTAGCCAATCCTTCAAGAAAAGCAGATCAAATGGTAACAAGCCCTCATCGAGAATGTGACAAATTGGGAATGCAGCTACAGCAGGTTTCACATGCAAAAGCACATGCGGCTTCACAGCATTCACAGCAACACCCtcagcatcaacaacaacaacaacaacaacaacaacatcatcatcagcatcagcCATCTAAAGATAACAGTGGACTGCAAAGATCACCAGCCAGTGTTCAAACTGTTTCATCCCAAACACATTCTCAACCAGTGCATCAGCAGTCCATTGGGAAGTACCAGACTAGCCAGAAGCACACTCAGCAACATCAGCCATCAAATAATAgtggacaacaacaacaacagcagcagcagcagcagcctcaaCAACAAGCACAACATCAACAATTGTCGAATCATCACAGAAATCAGCAGCATGGCAGTACAAGCCAAAGCCAACCTCACATTAATCAAAATGCTATTCAGAAACATCAGCAATCACAAACACAACAGTTGAcccagcagcagcaacaacagcaacaacaacaacagcagcagcagcaacagcaacaacaacaacagcagcaacaacaacagcagcagcaacaacaacaacaacaacagcaagcacagcaacaacaacagcagcaacagcaacaacaacaacaaagacagcagcagcagcagcagcaaaacaCTGTTGTCCAACAGCAGGTTTCAGGGCACTCGGTACAGACACACAATGCAAACAATTTGTTACCTGGGTCAGTCATTGGTGAAGTTGGAGAACTTTTGACTGATAAGAGAGGAGCAGGTCACTTGTCTGGGACAGTAATGCAACCCACACACCAGCCAGGGATGGTTACAATGCCTTACCATCCACCAATGGTTAGTGCATCAAGTTACATGCAGCCTCCTACATATGACTATAATGCATACTGCCGTAAGGGTCCTCATTCACCTAGATCTGAAGGCCGTCATCAGTGTTATGGTTATGGCAAGCAACACCAGTACCAACATAGTGATTTACTACCCCCAGATCCTACGATGATGACTGACCCTCGACTTCCACATAATCCCCCCATGCCTATGCCAATGACAGGCTTTATAGAAACTGCTGAAGATCCTACACCAATGCGCCCAGAGCCCTCTTCTGAGCATGTTCGATATTTTTCTGTTAGCCACCTAGTTAGCCATTCCAGTGAATCTCGAAAAGGATCTGTTAGTGGACAGCAGAAGGATTCTTCTGCACAGCAGTCAGAGGACAAATCTAAAGATTCTCCTCGTAGCAAGTCAGGAAGTAGAAAGTCAGAAAGTAAGTCACGTGGCACAGGAAGTAATAAGAATAGTTCACAGGGAGATTCCCATTCACGTAGAAGAAGCCCTGCACGAGGTTCTCAGCAAGGTAATGGGGGCACCGCTTCTTCAGGCATGTGGGGTAATAAATCTTCACCAGCACATAaacaaggtcataattattcaaCAGAAGCACTTTTGAGCTCTCAGAACTATGGGAGAACTGTGCATCGGCCGCCAGCAAACAATAACTATTCATTAATGGCGCCTAATCAGATGTACCAGAGTAATTACTCACCCCAGCAGATGAAAAATTTTGTACCAAATTCGTCCTTTGGATATTCAAGTCATGACAGAAATGGTCAGGGTGGTTGTAATCCTGACTATAATTTCCAGCTTCATACTCAGGCTTCAGGGTCACTAGCTTATGGTGGTAACATGGCCTACATGCCTACAGGGTACCCATACCAGAATCTTCCCCCATCATCTTCATCTATGCTATCTGGAGATATCATGCCACCACCTCATCCAGCAGGACCTTATCCACGTTTTCATGAATTTCCTGCTGACCAAAGCAACTTTCCGCCAAATCCCACATTCCCTTTACCTTTGGATCCACAGGATGTGTGcagtggaggtgggttgatgggGGCTGCAAGTGGCTCAATGAGTGTTAGAGCACCCCATACAGATATGCAATTAGTGTCCTCTTCTTCAGCCTCCACTTCTGTTCCATATTCTAGGTCCAATTCAAATCGTAACAGTGGTAACCTAGGTATAACAACGAGTGTTCCAAGTAGTGTGAATAGTAATAATCATGGCATTTCAAGTAGCAGTGGTGTTAGTTCAAAACGTCCTcgatatggagaaacaaatatgGTTGGTGGAGGAATGAGTAGCTCGGCCAATCTTTTGGAAGGTGGAGCTCTTGCTCATATATCTCTTCATTCTTTTACCCCTCCCTGTGATGACTCCACCCTTGTGCACTCAAATTTATTCCCAGGCACTGCGCCTCGCCACCAAAGCAATTTTCTTTTGGGGCCTGATAACTTAATGCCAATTAATGCAGCACAGTACCCAAGCGGTAGCAGTGGTACAGGTGCAAGTGGTGCTGGCCAGCTTGGTACAGGTAGTGTCACAGCTGCTTCAGGATCACGTGCTGGGTCATCAGTTGTCCTCCCTCCAGGGGCTCCTCCTGGACATGTTCCTTTTAGCCCTCTTCGTGTAATGGATCGACAGCAGGTGAACATGGCCCCTCCAACAGCACCACATTTGTCTTCATCACTCTCAAATTTCAACCTGACAAGCATCATTCCAGAAATTGATGGCAAAGTAAGTTTCCCcttgttttaatttgtataaacttttgttttaactt is part of the Macrobrachium rosenbergii isolate ZJJX-2024 chromosome 9, ASM4041242v1, whole genome shotgun sequence genome and encodes:
- the LOC136841766 gene encoding streptococcal hemagglutinin-like is translated as MTRNKEKSEKRSASDKKMFSKWEAARRQRFNIFIEKLRLSIPDCDKKAKADIIQSAIEYIQKCKAYKESVLGGNEFVELKEEIKRLKRQVLDLKHMNALLVKLVQETGLKVESRNEGREILCTFPGTCVQNNCTNISMKKLSTGPQGQIVIEDNFEYVPEGSFDETFSDGEDVIHTSISSQNADSRIPHVGISVEKEFSGDQRISNHLSSTQNTITSVSKSSEKVSTVYSGKENNSSSDHHGVTKNSHVISDIVKSNELSNRVTKRELRSVKKTSVTSALYNQPTGETSFKSVSSVISSSGQVNNSISVPLINCEGEPLTIISENGENKQVRVLPESGTVLSQNCRNDQGTNIPLSCVNEDISVLPQPCDTVLESNGSGSSTESILVENVTKDCMVTVSIIETGSEGEESVRVDPSVKSGEISGTSRKLDPEVTGKVNNRTDEIVLTSSGTCLVMQDVTQPVALHPEVQSPPTTSAQVISVQGSSFCNNNPQQRVSVQVEDGGGDKGNTKGQKVVLLQCNNPAPGTIQLVPPIVYNSQLTYVTPSLSSVPIMSTGVPPPLLQGGRIVRMMNTCPVLLLPSNPVVPVPQPTRLKPIAPKPCSCKEVSVSQGKDVTTEETCPNTTSENSIKPHILPSKRDSKSHGRNKRPMPLDICDKPTKCSKSEYEVPSLSKINPTMQTLQSIETSKPVHLNQVDMPSAQSPDLQEISTSTLTGLVHSAGIMDCVEESLGNIMDIRVDMPCVIPETIRESGIEASNPTDDRLVEMLRSIDESDPRSCDFSPPSSPIASSEQIVKSGSKSESLIHAHIENSVDNKVHEENQNIQTEPLKNQSVENQSSASSLEPQSQPQTLCLTKSSSQGPTETSLNSSSYSITALCLSSKPQESVDPPLSTVSTQATSSSSNIFIPHLTDSLPEISSNVIASTAVSNSHARVSTPLVLPSSAYPSTSTPLPSRENLPKASSAPTACPLSLPSTAALPPPCIFLRAPMLPATCHSLPLPLPPLPPIPHLPPLTADHHSSGHLPLVDPISSFPLTTSSSSVSVGNSSNLPSVSTDVQLSPAVTLPTLSASASSVAFTSSYQVTNPSPVFSFSLTLPSTASASVSSVGNHTSTNASSVTTTLGPSSGASTGSSTTCTSIFSSPFLHPSSTVSSIINTSTSSLPASSSTQRPISLPSGVASSVPGTSISSIATSEPALYSKVSNSICYPNTGSGSNLTPMLPPHSTPMLTSHSTPMLTPHSTPVLTPHSTPVLTPHSTPVLTPHSTPVLTPHSTPVLTPHSTKCERSKVDSVTMTAVENNQMSVAISTTEARASSTTMHYSTTSSLVLPLSLEKPTSRNESNGQGNSKGGMTKTPISLELTPLSKGNDGLSSSKAVTVQTPTKEKQVKGLPIADLTVEVPGSSSSQLQHQTLTDSSDKVKSYGYLPTNMSNTNSNDIKRTSLIPVPSEVAVKESTKPSSQVESLACDTATNIKLPAENSSEIATKVTPFSLEKSREKPDQENHKERSTVSQSASLSSSNNVTSSGSVLSAPVEKVSNCSVSYRAWSEQSPKQMVTCPQKESEAQKDISSVSTLNSSSQKTLSQSTQAAQSSQEKSDSMKIVHSFGNNTSESAQVSGEHQSQNISRDTSGNSAKIHGSLSQESFVSSCTTSVPQQSSSKYEKQSKLHNSLPVSDVHQARSINRTQESSSASEVVPPPPQMQAVVSEAVPSLHLARQQSSLSKKDQNIQAVESSVANPSRKADQMVTSPHRECDKLGMQLQQVSHAKAHAASQHSQQHPQHQQQQQQQQQHHHQHQPSKDNSGLQRSPASVQTVSSQTHSQPVHQQSIGKYQTSQKHTQQHQPSNNSGQQQQQQQQQQPQQQAQHQQLSNHHRNQQHGSTSQSQPHINQNAIQKHQQSQTQQLTQQQQQQQQQQQQQQQQQQQQQQQQQQQQQQQQQQQQAQQQQQQQQQQQQQRQQQQQQQNTVVQQQVSGHSVQTHNANNLLPGSVIGEVGELLTDKRGAGHLSGTVMQPTHQPGMVTMPYHPPMVSASSYMQPPTYDYNAYCRKGPHSPRSEGRHQCYGYGKQHQYQHSDLLPPDPTMMTDPRLPHNPPMPMPMTGFIETAEDPTPMRPEPSSEHVRYFSVSHLVSHSSESRKGSVSGQQKDSSAQQSEDKSKDSPRSKSGSRKSESKSRGTGSNKNSSQGDSHSRRRSPARGSQQGNGGTASSGMWGNKSSPAHKQGHNYSTEALLSSQNYGRTVHRPPANNNYSLMAPNQMYQSNYSPQQMKNFVPNSSFGYSSHDRNGQGGCNPDYNFQLHTQASGSLAYGGNMAYMPTGYPYQNLPPSSSSMLSGDIMPPPHPAGPYPRFHEFPADQSNFPPNPTFPLPLDPQDVCSGGGLMGAASGSMSVRAPHTDMQLVSSSSASTSVPYSRSNSNRNSGNLGITTSVPSSVNSNNHGISSSSGVSSKRPRYGETNMVGGGMSSSANLLEGGALAHISLHSFTPPCDDSTLVHSNLFPGTAPRHQSNFLLGPDNLMPINAAQYPSGSSGTGASGAGQLGTGSVTAASGSRAGSSVVLPPGAPPGHVPFSPLRVMDRQQVNMAPPTAPHLSSSLSNFNLTSIIPEIDGKAGENNGGMGSSSRGTGIVNNEVLGAAIPGQARLPPMPSSLLQPSEHLKGLPADANRLPPPVLNNSMNNIFTHPPHHQVGLGQISSLSLPPTSFSGINFPTPDH